Proteins from a single region of Methanotorris igneus Kol 5:
- a CDS encoding CBS domain-containing protein produces the protein MIHADVSALLVVDSEENPVGVVSQTDILRAFIKG, from the coding sequence ATGATTCATGCTGACGTTTCTGCTTTATTGGTTGTTGACAGTGAGGAAAATCCAGTAGGTGTTGTATCTCAAACAGACATTCTTAGGGCGTTTATTAAAGGATAA
- a CDS encoding 6-hydroxymethylpterin diphosphokinase MptE-like protein — protein MDMETWKEFYNKIMDDFRFDKEKDVESAIILNEIIEKEKNNIDIEEVKKLISGKEVYVFGAGPSLKKHVKIIKEKNTQNPIIAADGATKALLEEGIVPNIIISDLDGDINSIIEANKKGAIVVIHAHGDNIDKIKEYARTLKNIIGSTQIPHFEQLKLSNLINYGGFTDGDRCCFLAEHLEAKKIILCGMDFGIYVTKYSRPNIKNDIEIADDIKQKKLKYAEELVHWLKIHGKSEIVYLE, from the coding sequence ATGGACATGGAGACATGGAAGGAATTTTACAACAAAATTATGGATGATTTTAGATTTGATAAAGAAAAGGACGTTGAAAGTGCAATAATATTAAATGAGATAATAGAAAAAGAGAAAAACAATATAGACATTGAAGAAGTAAAAAAACTCATAAGTGGAAAGGAAGTTTATGTTTTTGGTGCTGGGCCTTCGTTAAAAAAGCATGTGAAGATAATAAAAGAAAAAAATACACAAAACCCAATTATAGCGGCAGATGGAGCAACAAAGGCATTATTGGAAGAGGGTATAGTCCCAAACATAATAATTTCTGATTTGGATGGAGATATAAACAGCATAATTGAAGCAAATAAAAAAGGAGCCATTGTTGTGATTCATGCACATGGAGATAACATAGATAAAATAAAAGAATACGCAAGAACACTAAAAAACATCATTGGAAGCACTCAAATACCACATTTTGAGCAACTAAAATTGAGCAATTTAATAAATTATGGTGGATTTACCGATGGGGATAGGTGTTGTTTTTTAGCAGAGCATTTAGAGGCAAAGAAAATAATTTTATGTGGAATGGACTTTGGAATTTATGTAACTAAATATTCCCGACCAAATATAAAAAATGATATTGAAATAGCAGATGATATAAAACAGAAAAAACTAAAATATGCAGAAGAACTTGTCCATTGGTTAAAAATACACGGGAAAAGTGAAATTGTTTATTTGGAGTAA
- a CDS encoding ABC transporter ATP-binding protein — MSVIVKNLTKRYGEKVALDNISFEAKKGEILGIVGRSGAGKTTLIRILRGTEPYDEGYVEICGRKDNFREITAIHLQRNFALWAEPAIYNIIRKLYAIRNNSDESLPLEDEWEEYEKDALEIMKLVGLEHKKDAFSNILSGGEKQRLILGRQIAKIYERGEGVLLLDEPATMACPASKQMLLDVIKNIRDKLGITVIITSHLPEIHKYLCDRCILLEEGKIKMDGKPEEVIEEFLKDMKEPYIRKRKPSERDIIEVKNVSKRYYVVHGGETLNMKNVSFTIKEGEILSIIGPSGTGKSVLLRLLAGVEMPNSGDIIVDGINLKDYGWERINLRRKIGVMHQEFSLSHYVKVEDLLKYRLGIKGEKAIAHAKLKAKELGLSPKVVDSLYQLIDLPEEEMRNKLEKLGLSENIIKLLFPAIVDEFKPKEVLDALDLPEEVLQKTPAQLSGGERVRVAMALQLITKPKILLLDEPFGDLDPITLRDVANYLKKINDEFGTTIVLISHHVELIKEISDRAILIDEGKIILEGNPEEVCDEFIRRSNAKFLSENKIN; from the coding sequence ATGAGCGTCATAGTTAAAAACTTAACAAAAAGGTATGGTGAGAAGGTAGCATTGGATAATATCTCCTTTGAGGCAAAGAAAGGAGAGATTTTAGGTATTGTTGGAAGAAGTGGAGCAGGAAAAACAACATTAATTAGAATTTTAAGGGGAACTGAACCCTATGATGAAGGATATGTGGAAATTTGCGGAAGAAAAGACAACTTTAGAGAAATCACCGCAATACACTTACAGAGAAATTTTGCCTTATGGGCTGAGCCAGCAATATACAACATAATAAGAAAACTTTATGCAATAAGGAACAATTCTGATGAATCCCTGCCATTGGAGGATGAATGGGAAGAATATGAGAAAGATGCATTAGAAATTATGAAATTAGTTGGATTGGAGCATAAAAAGGATGCATTCTCAAATATCTTAAGTGGAGGAGAGAAGCAGAGGCTAATTTTAGGAAGACAGATAGCAAAGATTTATGAAAGAGGGGAGGGAGTTTTGCTATTAGATGAGCCAGCAACGATGGCATGCCCTGCATCAAAACAGATGCTCTTAGATGTTATTAAGAATATAAGGGATAAGTTGGGAATTACCGTTATAATAACCTCTCACCTTCCAGAGATACATAAATATTTGTGTGATAGATGTATTTTGTTGGAAGAAGGTAAAATTAAAATGGACGGAAAGCCAGAGGAGGTTATAGAGGAATTCCTAAAAGATATGAAAGAACCATATATTAGAAAAAGAAAACCATCGGAGAGGGATATTATAGAGGTAAAAAATGTATCAAAAAGATACTATGTTGTCCATGGTGGGGAAACATTAAACATGAAAAATGTATCATTCACCATAAAAGAGGGAGAAATTTTATCCATTATAGGACCAAGCGGGACAGGAAAATCTGTTCTTTTAAGGTTATTGGCGGGAGTTGAGATGCCAAATAGTGGAGATATCATAGTGGATGGTATTAACTTGAAAGATTATGGATGGGAGAGAATAAATTTAAGGAGAAAAATTGGAGTTATGCATCAAGAGTTCTCACTATCCCACTATGTGAAGGTTGAGGATTTGCTAAAATATAGGTTGGGGATAAAAGGAGAGAAAGCCATAGCACATGCAAAATTAAAAGCAAAGGAACTTGGTTTGTCTCCGAAGGTCGTTGACAGCTTGTATCAGTTGATCGACTTGCCAGAGGAGGAAATGAGGAATAAATTGGAAAAGTTAGGTTTAAGTGAAAATATCATTAAACTCCTATTCCCAGCAATTGTGGATGAATTTAAGCCAAAAGAGGTTTTAGATGCATTGGACTTACCAGAGGAAGTATTGCAAAAAACTCCAGCTCAATTAAGTGGTGGGGAAAGAGTTAGAGTCGCTATGGCATTGCAGTTGATAACAAAACCAAAAATCCTCCTATTAGATGAGCCATTTGGAGACTTAGACCCAATAACATTGAGAGACGTTGCAAACTACTTAAAGAAAATAAATGATGAATTTGGAACAACAATTGTCCTCATTTCCCACCACGTTGAATTAATAAAGGAAATTAGCGATAGGGCAATATTGATTGATGAAGGAAAAATAATCCTTGAGGGTAATCCAGAAGAGGTTTGTGATGAGTTTATAAGGAGAAGTAACGCCAAATTCTTGAGTGAGAACAAAATAAATTAA
- a CDS encoding flavodoxin family protein — protein MKILGISGSPRKEGNTTFLVKEALKAAEEEGVETEFISLAEKEINPCIACNVCKETGECAILDDVDEILQKMKEADGIIIGSPVYFGGVSAQLKMLMDRSRPLRRGFQMSNKVGGAIAVGASRNGGQETTIQQIHNFYFIHSMIVVGDKEPTAHYGGTGVGAAVDDCKNDEDGIETARNLGKKVAEVVKLIKGKN, from the coding sequence ATGAAAATTCTTGGTATAAGCGGTTCTCCAAGGAAGGAAGGGAACACAACATTTCTTGTTAAAGAGGCGTTAAAGGCTGCAGAAGAAGAAGGTGTAGAAACAGAGTTCATTAGCCTTGCTGAAAAGGAAATAAACCCATGTATAGCATGTAATGTTTGTAAAGAAACAGGAGAATGTGCTATATTGGATGATGTTGATGAGATATTGCAAAAAATGAAAGAAGCAGATGGTATTATCATTGGTTCTCCTGTTTACTTTGGTGGAGTCTCTGCTCAATTAAAAATGTTGATGGACAGATCAAGACCATTGAGAAGAGGCTTCCAAATGAGCAATAAAGTTGGTGGTGCAATAGCAGTTGGAGCATCAAGAAACGGAGGACAAGAGACAACAATCCAACAAATCCACAACTTCTACTTTATCCACTCAATGATTGTTGTTGGGGACAAAGAACCAACAGCCCACTATGGAGGAACTGGTGTAGGTGCTGCTGTGGATGATTGTAAAAACGATGAGGATGGAATAGAAACTGCAAGAAACTTGGGTAAAAAAGTAGCTGAAGTTGTCAAATTAATTAAAGGGAAAAATTAA
- the yjjX gene encoding inosine/xanthosine triphosphatase — MDFKDKKCEICGKKAETFMFGRFLCLDEKCIEEARRLRGGPAGHKLRVIAVGSTNPVKIRAVEEGMRKILGSVEVVGVDVDSGVSKHPIGFEETYRGALNRAKNALNKQSALYGVGIEAGLIEVDGHYLDIHVCVVFDGLTATVGTSQGFEYPKEVAEAIKKGIEGGIIAEKISGIKDIGKKNGLIGYLTDDNITRLDLCRDAVIMAMIPRMRKNVNLYDLFLK, encoded by the coding sequence ATGGACTTTAAGGACAAAAAATGTGAGATCTGCGGGAAAAAAGCAGAAACGTTCATGTTCGGGAGATTTTTGTGTTTGGATGAAAAATGCATAGAAGAAGCGAGACGGCTGAGAGGGGGTCCTGCAGGGCATAAATTGAGGGTTATTGCAGTAGGTTCAACAAATCCAGTAAAGATTAGGGCAGTTGAGGAGGGAATGAGAAAGATTTTGGGGAGTGTAGAGGTTGTTGGAGTTGATGTGGATAGTGGGGTTTCAAAACATCCTATTGGCTTTGAGGAAACTTATAGGGGAGCATTGAATAGGGCTAAGAACGCACTTAATAAGCAGAGTGCTTTGTATGGTGTGGGAATTGAGGCAGGATTAATCGAGGTTGATGGGCATTATTTGGATATCCACGTTTGTGTGGTTTTTGATGGGTTAACTGCAACCGTTGGGACATCCCAAGGTTTTGAGTATCCAAAGGAAGTTGCAGAAGCAATAAAAAAAGGTATTGAAGGAGGAATTATTGCAGAGAAAATTTCTGGAATTAAAGATATTGGAAAAAAGAATGGATTAATTGGATATTTAACAGATGACAACATAACGAGGTTGGATTTGTGTAGAGATGCTGTGATAATGGCCATGATTCCAAGAATGAGAAAAAATGTCAATTTATATGATTTATTTTTGAAATAA
- a CDS encoding anaerobic ribonucleoside-triphosphate reductase activating protein — protein MEKIKVSGIVELSTIDYPKKCSAVIFLSDCNMKCKYCHNYEHITKNVYEMSAEEVFNDIDFLFAEAIVISGGEPTLQPKAIMELAKLAKSRGFPVKIDTNGTHPKVIEELIKNNLVDYVALDVKCRFDKYKELTEYDGDIKEKILRIINMCRENDVFIECRTTYIPTVMDKDDIEEIAKTVRNCNLYAIQQFDNEHAYDDEFKKIQPPKTKRLIELGNIAKKYIDNVVVRTFEGEIKI, from the coding sequence ATGGAAAAAATAAAGGTCTCTGGAATTGTTGAACTATCAACTATAGATTATCCAAAAAAATGCTCTGCAGTTATATTTTTATCAGATTGCAACATGAAATGCAAATACTGCCACAACTATGAGCATATAACAAAAAATGTTTATGAGATGAGTGCTGAAGAGGTTTTTAATGATATTGACTTTTTATTTGCAGAGGCAATTGTTATAAGTGGTGGGGAGCCAACACTACAACCAAAGGCAATAATGGAATTGGCAAAACTTGCGAAAAGCAGAGGATTTCCAGTAAAAATTGATACAAATGGAACACATCCAAAAGTTATTGAAGAACTTATAAAAAATAATTTGGTTGATTATGTTGCTTTGGATGTTAAGTGTAGGTTTGATAAATATAAGGAATTAACTGAATACGATGGAGATATAAAAGAGAAGATTTTAAGAATAATTAATATGTGCAGGGAAAATGATGTCTTTATAGAATGCAGAACCACATATATCCCAACTGTTATGGATAAGGATGATATTGAGGAGATAGCAAAAACTGTAAGAAACTGCAACCTCTATGCCATCCAGCAGTTTGATAATGAACATGCTTATGATGATGAGTTTAAGAAAATTCAACCACCAAAAACTAAGAGACTAATTGAATTGGGAAACATAGCAAAGAAATATATCGATAATGTTGTTGTAAGAACTTTTGAAGGAGAAATTAAAATTTAA
- the mobA gene encoding molybdenum cofactor guanylyltransferase, whose amino-acid sequence MISAIVLSGGKARRMNGEKAFRVVNDKYLIEYTADLLNEMNIPFVIVFRNDGEKSDDTKNLEKDFFKKYRQTITWDLEGNKGPLMGILSGMRVLNAKWILVLPCDMPLISRDAINNLIKYIDIAEKEKKNCIIPMHENGYIEPLFSLYMRSSMEVLDRMLNKNSSNKNLSMRNFIEHLSPLYVDAKKIDETGRAFININTLEELKRINSKFQ is encoded by the coding sequence ATGATTTCAGCCATTGTCTTATCTGGTGGAAAGGCAAGGAGAATGAACGGAGAAAAAGCATTTAGGGTTGTTAATGACAAATATTTGATTGAATACACTGCTGATTTGCTGAATGAGATGAATATACCGTTTGTTATAGTATTTAGGAATGATGGTGAAAAATCAGATGATACAAAAAATTTAGAAAAAGATTTCTTCAAAAAATATAGACAAACAATAACATGGGATTTGGAAGGCAATAAAGGCCCACTAATGGGAATACTATCTGGAATGAGAGTTTTAAATGCAAAATGGATTTTAGTCCTTCCGTGTGATATGCCACTCATAAGCAGAGATGCAATAAACAATTTAATTAAATATATAGATATTGCGGAAAAAGAAAAAAAGAATTGTATAATCCCAATGCATGAAAATGGGTATATAGAGCCACTTTTTTCATTGTATATGCGTTCTTCAATGGAGGTTTTAGATAGAATGTTGAACAAAAATTCCTCAAATAAAAATTTATCCATGCGAAATTTTATCGAACATTTGTCTCCTCTTTATGTTGATGCCAAAAAAATAGACGAAACAGGTAGGGCATTTATAAATATAAATACATTGGAAGAGTTGAAAAGAATAAACTCTAAATTTCAATAA
- a CDS encoding nucleotidyltransferase family protein: MLKDFLKDREEIIKDAKAKDTKSFDEFKKIVEKLKERKGTDTIVADFTEYNPLHKGHKYCMDVGKRHGIFIAVVPGPLERSGRGIPYLVSRYIRAEMAIRAGADIVVEGPPMGIMGSGQYMQCLVKMFYKLNADIIPRGYIPEKTMEKVIDCINKGYHVAPKPYKIVCIETGEILGEKLGIDNYVIASMSKTIYKLNKLGEINFNPKFVFVRRLEGISGTKIREYIFSGDFEKAKEMLPPTTLEILKEYYDKGKLKDIILSRFEDRILETANEFELEKYLPEKIAKELEKHRPYESLDEIREAIPYGFSRHNKERILSKLEARIEKEIISEYVKNYPAKIRILYRSI; this comes from the coding sequence ATGTTAAAAGATTTTTTAAAAGATCGGGAAGAAATCATAAAAGATGCAAAAGCAAAGGACACCAAAAGTTTTGATGAATTTAAAAAGATTGTTGAAAAATTAAAAGAAAGGAAAGGAACAGACACCATTGTCGCCGATTTTACAGAATACAACCCTCTCCACAAAGGGCACAAATACTGCATGGATGTTGGAAAAAGGCATGGCATATTTATAGCAGTGGTTCCTGGCCCGCTTGAAAGGAGTGGAAGAGGAATTCCATATTTAGTTAGCAGATATATAAGGGCAGAGATGGCAATAAGGGCTGGGGCGGATATTGTTGTTGAAGGACCTCCGATGGGAATTATGGGTTCTGGGCAGTATATGCAGTGTTTAGTTAAGATGTTTTATAAATTAAATGCGGATATCATTCCAAGGGGCTATATTCCAGAAAAAACTATGGAAAAGGTTATTGATTGCATAAATAAGGGCTACCATGTTGCTCCAAAACCATATAAAATAGTGTGTATTGAGACTGGGGAGATTCTCGGGGAAAAATTAGGGATAGATAACTATGTTATCGCTTCAATGTCAAAAACAATTTATAAGTTAAATAAATTGGGGGAAATTAATTTTAACCCAAAATTTGTGTTTGTTAGGAGATTGGAGGGGATTAGTGGCACAAAGATAAGAGAGTATATATTCAGTGGGGACTTTGAAAAGGCAAAGGAGATGCTCCCTCCAACAACATTGGAAATACTTAAGGAGTATTATGACAAAGGAAAACTAAAAGACATTATTTTGAGTAGGTTTGAAGATAGAATCCTTGAAACTGCCAATGAATTTGAATTAGAAAAATATCTCCCAGAAAAAATAGCGAAAGAGTTGGAAAAACATAGACCTTATGAAAGTTTGGATGAGATTAGAGAGGCAATACCTTATGGATTCTCGAGGCATAATAAGGAGAGAATACTGTCAAAACTTGAGGCAAGAATAGAGAAGGAAATTATTTCAGAATATGTCAAAAATTATCCCGCAAAAATTAGGATTTTGTATCGTTCCATATAA
- a CDS encoding CBS domain-containing protein, which translates to MKVKEIMNPDIYKVGENENLYKAFKVMHDRGIRRVFVEKDGKIVGVISYRDLVNVFVSRGLFELIETKVGDIATKNILKIHEDDDIKDAV; encoded by the coding sequence ATGAAAGTTAAAGAGATTATGAATCCGGATATATATAAAGTAGGTGAAAATGAAAATTTGTATAAGGCATTTAAGGTTATGCACGATAGGGGGATTAGAAGAGTTTTTGTTGAAAAAGACGGAAAAATTGTGGGGGTTATTAGTTATAGAGATTTAGTTAACGTGTTCGTTAGTAGAGGGTTATTTGAATTGATTGAGACAAAAGTTGGAGATATAGCAACAAAAAACATCCTTAAAATTCATGAAGATGATGATATCAAAGATGCCGTTTGA
- a CDS encoding RNA-guided endonuclease TnpB family protein: MSNKTKSKENQELSYQVVLSYKVSHNYPLKTFLIECKDKLNECIDMIWNNIEYTKKDKPKLPKSNEFKRNLRNKLLENWSYASHYIDGIIKTAYSILQSWASNYKRGYRTKTKPVVERLFVRVKTTLIKYDKERAEIRITIKPRKEYLTLNIKNEWFFDKVKDLTIGEIILKENEAFLTFKDNLNYSDKDIIVGVDSNLKSLDLFHPIEGWIRIDLTELHRLKEVYDRKIDFLKKLLKKCPLRVLRKINRLFERRRNRVKDFLHKLTTQLSRLFPNAIFVFEDLNKRSMYKNKYFNRRIDRANWNGIIEKISYKAIVILVNPAYTSTTCPICGSRMESQEGQVVCYNCSNSFNRQVVGCFNIFKRGLGVIKRFMGGSGVISERSDENLKTVRFLCP, encoded by the coding sequence ATGTCAAATAAAACAAAATCAAAAGAGAATCAGGAATTATCCTATCAAGTCGTTCTATCCTATAAAGTTAGTCATAACTATCCACTTAAAACGTTCTTAATCGAATGTAAAGATAAGTTAAACGAATGCATAGACATGATTTGGAATAACATAGAATACACTAAAAAAGATAAACCAAAACTACCAAAATCAAACGAATTCAAAAGAAACCTAAGAAACAAACTCTTAGAAAATTGGAGTTATGCCTCCCACTACATCGATGGGATTATAAAAACCGCCTATTCCATCCTACAAAGTTGGGCTTCGAACTACAAAAGAGGTTATAGAACTAAAACAAAACCGGTAGTAGAGAGGTTATTCGTTAGAGTTAAAACAACTCTAATAAAATACGACAAAGAAAGAGCGGAGATAAGAATAACGATAAAACCAAGAAAAGAGTATTTAACCTTAAACATCAAAAATGAATGGTTCTTTGATAAGGTTAAGGACTTAACAATTGGAGAAATTATTTTAAAGGAAAATGAAGCATTCTTAACCTTCAAAGATAATCTAAACTATTCAGACAAAGATATAATCGTTGGAGTAGATAGCAATCTAAAATCCCTCGACTTATTCCATCCGATAGAGGGTTGGATAAGGATAGATTTAACCGAATTACACCGACTTAAAGAAGTTTATGATAGGAAAATCGATTTCCTTAAAAAACTGCTCAAAAAATGTCCTTTAAGAGTTTTGAGAAAGATAAATAGGTTATTCGAAAGGAGAAGAAATAGAGTTAAGGACTTTTTACACAAACTTACAACACAATTATCTCGACTATTTCCAAATGCAATTTTTGTTTTTGAGGATTTGAATAAGAGAAGTATGTATAAAAATAAATACTTCAATAGAAGAATAGATAGAGCGAATTGGAATGGAATAATCGAAAAAATAAGTTATAAGGCGATTGTTATCTTAGTTAATCCTGCCTACACTTCAACGACCTGTCCTATATGCGGGAGTAGAATGGAGTCCCAAGAAGGGCAGGTTGTTTGCTATAATTGTTCAAACTCTTTTAATCGCCAAGTAGTTGGCTGTTTTAATATTTTTAAACGAGGTTTGGGTGTAATCAAAAGGTTTATGGGTGGCTCGGGGGTTATCTCGGAGCGAAGCGACGAGAACTTAAAAACCGTTAGGTTTTTATGTCCATGA
- a CDS encoding DUF2283 domain-containing protein, whose product MIINNKATNIDYDIENDSLYIYAEGQEYKDSLDLNDIIIDFNKEGSVMGIEVLDASKKFKLSKFDLKNIVEFKSTIFISKDIVKIEMKISILKRNRMVEKSVIAKGLNDVSLSEGTLAISC is encoded by the coding sequence ATGATAATAAATAATAAAGCAACTAATATTGACTATGATATAGAGAATGACAGTTTATACATATATGCTGAAGGGCAGGAATATAAAGATTCATTGGATTTAAATGATATTATTATTGACTTTAATAAAGAAGGTTCAGTAATGGGAATTGAAGTATTAGATGCGTCAAAAAAATTCAAATTATCCAAATTTGATTTAAAAAACATTGTTGAATTTAAAAGCACAATATTTATTTCAAAAGATATTGTAAAAATAGAAATGAAAATATCCATTCTAAAAAGAAACAGAATGGTAGAAAAATCAGTCATTGCTAAGGGGTTAAATGATGTTAGTTTATCAGAAGGAACTCTCGCAATATCATGCTAG
- a CDS encoding MBL fold metallo-hydrolase, with amino-acid sequence MQIKILIDNIAYKRYLAQHGLSIIIEGKKRILFDTGQNPLTLKKNLEIMGEDDSFDAIVLSHGHYDHADGLFYFINKEDFNTQIIMHPDALLDKYDENKRRYIGINKEIKEFLKNYSNTLFVEEPYKLSKDIIISGYIPRKISCEMEKFYTLMDGEFKEDFVNDDMFLIVDGVVITGCSHSGIVNVIEYAKSLSKIRGVIGGFHLVNASERYINEVKEYLKNQNLEFIMPLHCTGFKAMKILSDLDNFVYGHVGKVIEI; translated from the coding sequence ATGCAGATTAAAATTCTTATAGACAACATTGCATATAAAAGATACCTTGCTCAGCACGGTTTGTCAATAATAATCGAAGGTAAAAAAAGAATTTTATTTGACACTGGGCAAAATCCACTGACATTGAAGAAAAATTTGGAAATTATGGGGGAAGATGATAGTTTTGATGCAATTGTGTTAAGCCATGGACATTATGACCACGCAGATGGACTTTTTTATTTTATAAATAAGGAAGATTTTAACACTCAAATTATAATGCACCCTGACGCTTTATTGGACAAATATGATGAAAATAAAAGAAGATACATTGGAATAAACAAAGAAATAAAGGAATTTTTAAAAAACTATTCCAATACATTGTTTGTTGAAGAACCCTACAAACTATCCAAAGATATAATTATCTCTGGCTACATCCCAAGAAAAATTTCCTGTGAGATGGAAAAATTCTATACTTTAATGGATGGAGAATTCAAAGAGGATTTTGTAAATGACGATATGTTTTTAATTGTCGATGGGGTTGTTATTACCGGCTGCTCTCATAGCGGAATAGTAAATGTTATTGAATATGCTAAATCCCTCTCAAAAATTCGTGGAGTTATTGGGGGTTTCCATTTAGTTAATGCATCTGAAAGATACATTAATGAAGTAAAAGAATATCTCAAAAACCAGAATTTGGAGTTTATTATGCCCCTACACTGCACAGGATTTAAAGCCATGAAGATTTTAAGTGATTTGGATAATTTTGTCTATGGACATGTAGGGAAAGTTATTGAAATTTAG
- a CDS encoding phosphatase PAP2 family protein translates to MDLYAIAEYLVHNYGYLGIFLVAFTEAFIQPVPPDIFIMGASLFGLNPLISALTATIGSLFGGLFGYFLGNKLGHPAFIKLFGDKYLIKGEEFFNKYGFWGVALAGFTPIPYKVIAWLAGIFEMSKFPFSIGTFVGRLPRFLAVAYFGNILVSFDYTALIETLNKINIQLFYTINSHYNVFLDMTMTIITHSAYPMAITVLVLSFLKDRNFGNKVLIALTLAFLVAFSLKYIINEPRPYLILKNIHLLSYEGYEPSFPSGHTTFAFTVSTLLYSYSKKMGLIFLIWAILVGYSRVYVGVHYPFDVLAGAIIGIVCGYLVVNKKIEKLLKLLGKYSNLR, encoded by the coding sequence ATGGATTTGTATGCAATTGCAGAGTATCTTGTTCATAACTACGGTTATTTGGGGATATTTTTAGTTGCATTTACGGAGGCATTTATTCAACCAGTTCCACCGGATATATTTATAATGGGGGCTTCATTATTTGGGTTAAATCCATTAATTTCTGCCTTAACTGCTACAATCGGTTCTCTGTTTGGGGGCTTATTTGGATATTTTCTTGGTAATAAGTTGGGGCATCCAGCATTTATAAAGTTGTTTGGAGATAAGTATTTAATAAAGGGAGAGGAGTTTTTTAATAAATATGGTTTTTGGGGAGTTGCTCTTGCTGGTTTTACCCCAATCCCATACAAAGTTATAGCGTGGCTTGCTGGAATTTTTGAAATGAGCAAGTTTCCATTTAGCATTGGAACTTTTGTTGGAAGATTACCGAGGTTTTTAGCAGTTGCCTATTTTGGGAATATTTTGGTAAGTTTTGATTATACAGCGTTAATTGAAACTTTAAATAAAATCAACATTCAGTTATTTTATACCATAAATTCCCACTACAACGTGTTTTTAGATATGACTATGACAATTATAACGCATTCTGCCTATCCAATGGCAATAACTGTGTTGGTGTTATCATTTTTAAAAGACAGAAATTTTGGGAATAAAGTGTTGATTGCTCTAACATTGGCATTTTTAGTGGCATTCTCATTAAAATATATAATAAATGAGCCGAGACCATATTTGATTTTGAAAAATATTCATTTGTTATCCTATGAAGGGTACGAACCATCATTCCCGAGTGGACATACAACATTTGCATTTACTGTCTCTACACTCCTCTATTCATATTCAAAAAAAATGGGTTTAATTTTCTTAATTTGGGCAATCTTAGTTGGGTATAGTAGAGTTTACGTGGGTGTACATTATCCATTTGATGTTCTTGCTGGGGCGATTATAGGCATTGTTTGTGGATATTTAGTTGTGAACAAAAAAATAGAGAAACTATTAAAGTTATTAGGAAAATATAGCAATTTACGTTAG